From a region of the Actinomadura luzonensis genome:
- a CDS encoding SCO6745 family protein, giving the protein MQQHPQAKIHRMFELIEPIGTVTFSEVANDAFLAVGMRTYWDGYFAGRAAPLGQAPAEVVHAVFYNFADGEVARHIPWVWGKITPQEAITVREQGSTAALRQMIGELAGSPALGRVADLATRAAVSAPTEGRPLYAGLRALDVPGEPVARLWHAATLLREHRGDGHNAALLAHGIGGTEAHVLMAVSLGMRAEEFGRVHHLPKARLAAVVAGLRGRGLVDAAGGFTDAGRETKQRVEALTDELAAPAYDVLSPDELDELIAGLEPIAAAIRAAGG; this is encoded by the coding sequence ATGCAGCAGCACCCACAGGCCAAGATCCACCGCATGTTCGAGCTCATCGAGCCGATCGGCACCGTCACCTTCTCCGAGGTGGCGAACGACGCGTTCCTGGCCGTCGGCATGCGCACCTACTGGGACGGCTACTTCGCCGGCCGTGCCGCGCCGCTGGGGCAGGCGCCGGCCGAGGTGGTGCACGCCGTCTTCTACAACTTCGCCGACGGCGAGGTGGCCCGCCACATCCCCTGGGTGTGGGGAAAGATCACCCCGCAGGAGGCGATCACCGTCCGCGAACAGGGCAGCACCGCCGCCCTGCGGCAGATGATCGGCGAGCTCGCCGGCTCGCCCGCTCTCGGGCGGGTCGCCGACCTCGCCACCCGGGCAGCGGTCAGCGCGCCCACCGAGGGCCGGCCGCTGTACGCCGGGCTGCGGGCGCTCGACGTGCCCGGGGAGCCGGTGGCCCGGCTCTGGCACGCGGCGACGCTGCTGCGGGAGCACCGCGGGGACGGCCACAACGCCGCCCTCCTCGCCCACGGCATCGGCGGCACCGAGGCCCACGTCCTCATGGCCGTCTCGCTCGGCATGCGGGCGGAGGAGTTCGGCCGCGTCCACCACCTGCCCAAGGCGCGGCTGGCGGCCGTGGTGGCCGGGCTGCGCGGCCGCGGCCTGGTGGACGCCGCCGGCGGGTTCACCGACGCCGGCCGGGAGACCAAGCAGCGCGTCGAGGCGCTCACCGACGAGCTGGCCGCGCCGGCGTACGACGTCCTCAGCCCGGACGAGCTCGACGAACTGATCGCCGGGCTCGAGCCGATCGCCGCCGCGATACGGGCCGCCGGCGGCTGA
- a CDS encoding YciI family protein, translating to MRYLVSVIDDKTNPGRTDRQPDIGAFNQRLMDQGYWVFAGGLADTDAATVVDNRGEQAVISDGPFVESKEYLAGIWVWEVPDPEVALELAAEASKVCDRKIEVRPFH from the coding sequence ATGAGGTACCTGGTTTCCGTGATCGACGACAAGACCAATCCGGGCAGGACGGACCGGCAGCCCGACATCGGCGCGTTCAACCAGCGGCTGATGGACCAGGGCTACTGGGTCTTCGCGGGCGGGCTCGCCGACACCGACGCGGCCACGGTCGTCGACAACCGGGGCGAACAGGCCGTGATCAGCGACGGGCCGTTCGTGGAGTCGAAGGAGTACCTCGCCGGCATCTGGGTGTGGGAGGTCCCGGACCCGGAGGTGGCGCTCGAGCTCGCGGCCGAGGCGTCCAAGGTCTGCGATCGGAAGATCGAGGTGAGGCCGTTCCATTGA
- a CDS encoding MFS transporter produces the protein MKIWTKPRRLVAGPLGRLLAVALLTNTGRGVWVASFVLFYTRSIGLSPAQVGVGALVAGVVGIGSTTPVGMIADRFGLRRSLLVLYLISAVAFLLYLGVSGFWSFVVVGCVAAVAGESSVGVRTALITALTPDGERIAALAKYRVVSQVGMAAGAGLGALVIQVDSRPGYTAMLVGTALSYLAAALLVGRLPRAEGGRGRSGRHGAGRVLRDHRYLILAGLFGVLTFNWSMLSVGIPLWVAEHTDAPRWTSGVILVANTAAIALLQLRFSRPAETVPGAGRATVRSGLFLALACAVFATTAGTSGVLTLVLLFVAGAIHIVGELLYVAGSWGVSVGLMPEDAQGEYQGAMAAGTASAQALGPLLMTTFVVGWGSPGWLVLAGLFVLAGWAAFAVARSAWRRRAAEPAVPDADPAVNAPGSPEATA, from the coding sequence ATGAAGATCTGGACGAAGCCGCGGCGGCTGGTCGCCGGGCCGCTGGGGCGGCTGCTGGCCGTCGCCCTTCTGACGAACACCGGTCGCGGCGTCTGGGTGGCGTCCTTTGTCTTGTTCTACACCCGCTCGATCGGGTTATCCCCGGCCCAGGTGGGCGTCGGCGCGCTCGTCGCGGGCGTCGTCGGCATCGGCTCCACCACACCCGTCGGGATGATCGCCGACCGGTTCGGGCTCAGGCGCAGCCTGCTCGTCCTCTACCTGATCAGTGCCGTGGCCTTCCTGCTTTACCTGGGGGTGTCCGGCTTCTGGTCGTTCGTCGTGGTGGGCTGCGTGGCCGCGGTGGCCGGGGAGAGCAGCGTCGGCGTACGGACGGCGCTGATCACGGCGTTGACGCCCGACGGGGAGCGCATCGCGGCGCTCGCGAAGTACCGGGTCGTCAGCCAGGTCGGCATGGCCGCCGGGGCGGGCCTCGGCGCCCTCGTGATCCAGGTGGACTCGCGGCCCGGCTACACCGCCATGCTGGTCGGCACGGCCCTGTCGTACCTGGCCGCGGCGCTGCTCGTCGGCCGGCTGCCCCGGGCGGAGGGCGGCCGCGGGCGCAGCGGGCGGCACGGGGCCGGGCGGGTGCTCAGGGACCACCGCTACCTCATCCTGGCGGGGCTGTTCGGCGTCCTGACCTTCAACTGGTCGATGCTCTCGGTCGGCATCCCGCTGTGGGTGGCCGAGCACACCGACGCGCCCCGCTGGACCTCGGGGGTGATCCTCGTGGCCAACACCGCCGCGATCGCGCTGCTGCAGCTCCGGTTCTCCCGGCCGGCGGAGACGGTGCCGGGAGCGGGGCGGGCCACCGTCAGGTCCGGGCTCTTCCTCGCCCTGGCCTGCGCCGTCTTCGCGACGACGGCCGGGACGTCGGGCGTCCTGACCTTGGTGCTGCTGTTCGTGGCGGGCGCGATCCACATCGTCGGGGAGCTGCTCTACGTCGCGGGCTCGTGGGGCGTCTCGGTGGGGCTCATGCCCGAGGACGCCCAGGGCGAGTACCAGGGGGCGATGGCGGCGGGCACGGCGAGCGCGCAGGCGCTGGGGCCGCTGCTGATGACCACGTTCGTGGTGGGCTGGGGGAGCCCCGGGTGGCTGGTGCTGGCCGGGCTGTTCGTGCTGGCCGGGTGGGCGGCGTTCGCGGTGGCCCGGAGCGCCTGGAGGCGGAGGGCCGCCGAGCCGGCGGTCCCCGACGCGGATCCGGCCGTCAACGCCCCCGGATCGCCCGAGGCAACGGCCTGA
- a CDS encoding TIGR03854 family LLM class F420-dependent oxidoreductase gives MKVRIGIAPPPGDTPGGLAGLAERAEALGIDSLWLPEIVHGPSVEPVVGMAYTLAATRRLKVGTGVAILPGRHPVRVAKQLASLAALAPKRVLPAFGLTPARPAEREAFPVPGPRGAVFDEALELLRLLLRQEKVTFHGEFFTVENAGVGPLPARPLDIWVGGSGPRALRRAGRLADGWLASFLTPGQAAADRAAIAAHAAEAGREIEADHYGTSLAVAATEIPAAAIDAIARRNPGADPAEIVPVGWAAARDLVERFVEAGITKFVVRPAAPVSSAERWLDEFADHLMPLQN, from the coding sequence GTGAAGGTACGGATCGGGATAGCGCCGCCACCTGGAGACACCCCCGGCGGCCTGGCCGGGCTCGCGGAGCGGGCCGAGGCTCTCGGGATCGACTCCCTGTGGCTGCCGGAGATCGTCCACGGGCCGTCCGTCGAGCCCGTCGTCGGCATGGCCTACACGCTGGCCGCCACCCGCCGGCTGAAGGTGGGCACGGGGGTGGCGATCCTGCCGGGCCGCCACCCGGTGCGGGTGGCCAAGCAGCTCGCGTCGCTGGCCGCGCTCGCCCCCAAGCGCGTGCTGCCGGCCTTCGGGCTGACCCCGGCCAGGCCCGCCGAACGGGAGGCGTTCCCCGTTCCCGGACCGCGCGGCGCGGTGTTCGACGAGGCACTCGAACTGCTCAGGCTGCTCCTGCGGCAGGAGAAGGTGACCTTTCACGGCGAGTTCTTCACGGTGGAGAACGCCGGGGTGGGCCCGCTGCCGGCCAGGCCGCTCGACATCTGGGTCGGCGGCAGCGGGCCGCGCGCCCTGCGCCGCGCCGGCCGGCTCGCCGACGGCTGGCTGGCCAGCTTCCTCACCCCCGGCCAGGCGGCGGCCGACCGTGCGGCGATCGCCGCGCACGCGGCCGAGGCGGGCCGCGAGATCGAGGCCGACCACTACGGCACCAGCCTCGCGGTGGCCGCGACCGAGATCCCCGCCGCCGCGATCGACGCCATCGCCAGGCGCAACCCGGGCGCCGACCCCGCGGAGATCGTCCCGGTCGGCTGGGCCGCCGCCCGCGACCTGGTCGAGCGCTTCGTCGAGGCCGGGATCACCAAGTTCGTCGTACGGCCCGCCGCGCCCGTGTCCTCGGCCGAGCGCTGGCTCGACGAGTTCGCCGACCACCTCATGCCGCTGCAGAACTGA